Proteins from one Mesorhizobium sp. M9A.F.Ca.ET.002.03.1.2 genomic window:
- the cysD gene encoding sulfate adenylyltransferase subunit CysD, whose product MNIALTHLQRLEAESIHIFREVAAAFAKPVMLYSVGKDSSVLMHLAMKAFYPAKPPFPFLHVDTTWKFREMIAFRDQMAQKLGFDLLVHVNGDGVRDNINPFDHGSNTHTHVMKTVALRQALDKYGFDAAFGGARRDEEKSRAKERIFSFRNAQHTWDPKNQRPEMWKIFNTRIATGESIRVFPLSNWTELDIWQYILQEDIPIVPLYFAKERPVVERDGMLILRDDDRMELRPGETVENRLVRFRTLGCYPLTGAIESDADTLEAIVGEMLTARTSERQGRLIDRDEAGSMEKKKREGYF is encoded by the coding sequence ATGAACATCGCGCTTACGCACCTTCAGCGGCTCGAGGCCGAATCCATCCATATTTTTCGCGAGGTAGCAGCTGCCTTCGCCAAGCCGGTCATGCTTTATTCAGTCGGCAAGGATTCCTCCGTGCTTATGCACCTTGCGATGAAGGCGTTTTATCCCGCCAAGCCGCCCTTTCCCTTTCTCCACGTCGACACGACCTGGAAATTTCGCGAGATGATCGCCTTTCGCGATCAGATGGCACAAAAGCTCGGCTTTGATCTCCTGGTCCATGTCAACGGGGATGGTGTACGCGACAACATCAATCCCTTCGATCATGGCTCGAACACCCACACGCATGTGATGAAGACCGTGGCGCTGCGGCAGGCGCTCGACAAATACGGCTTCGATGCAGCCTTCGGCGGGGCGCGGCGTGACGAGGAGAAGTCGCGTGCCAAGGAGCGGATATTCTCCTTCCGCAACGCCCAGCACACCTGGGATCCGAAGAACCAGCGGCCGGAGATGTGGAAGATATTCAATACCCGCATCGCGACCGGTGAATCGATCCGCGTCTTTCCGTTGTCGAACTGGACCGAGCTCGATATCTGGCAGTACATTCTCCAGGAAGACATCCCGATCGTGCCGCTCTATTTCGCCAAGGAACGACCGGTCGTCGAACGCGACGGCATGCTCATTTTGAGGGATGACGACCGTATGGAATTGCGCCCGGGCGAGACGGTGGAGAACCGGCTGGTGCGCTTCCGAACCCTTGGCTGCTATCCGCTGACCGGCGCGATCGAATCGGACGCCGATACGCTGGAGGCCATTGTCGGCGAAATGCTCACGGCGCGCACCTCTGAACGGCAGGGCCGCCTGATCGATCGTGACGAAGCCGGCTCGATGGAAAAGAAGAAGCGCGAAGGGTACTTTTGA
- the cysN gene encoding sulfate adenylyltransferase subunit CysN, whose amino-acid sequence MRHIMAKSLASTDGIRDYLAVQEQKSLLRFLTCGSVDDGKSTLIGRLLSDTKQIFEDQLAALERDSRKHGTTGDDVDFALLVDGLEAEREQGITIDVAYRFFATPKRKFIVADTPGHEQYTRNMATGASTADLAIVLIDARQGVLRQTRRHSIIASLLGIRHIVLAVNKIDLVGFDKAVFDRIIEDYRQFSHKLGFETIVPIPMSARYGDNVTSRSDKTEWYSGPTLIEHLETVSVDEAVVELPFRFPVQYVNRPNLDFRGFAGTIASGSVSPGDEVVVAKSGKASHVRRIVSHGGDLSQAVAGQAITLVLDDEVEVSRGNMLVSPSARPQVADQFAANIVWFNEHALLPGRSYILRTETDQTSATVTDLKYRVNVNDFAHEAAKSLEMNEVGICNISTRAPIAFDTFAENRTTGAFILIDRITNATVGAGMILHSLRRAENIHWQSLDVGKHGRADMKNQRPAVFWFTGLSGSGKSTIANLFEKKLFATGRHTYILDGDNVRHGLNRDLGFTDADRVENIRRVAEVARLMADAGLIVIVSFISPFSAERRMARELMADGEFIEVFVDTPFEECARRDPKGLYARALNGEIKNFTGVDSPYETPEKPEIHLKTLGKSAEEMVEALELWLNERDIAENQYDSGGGI is encoded by the coding sequence ATGCGCCACATCATGGCCAAGAGCCTCGCCTCCACCGACGGCATTCGTGACTATCTGGCGGTGCAGGAACAAAAGTCGCTGCTGCGCTTCCTGACCTGCGGTTCCGTGGACGACGGCAAGTCGACGCTGATCGGGCGCCTGCTTTCAGATACCAAGCAGATTTTCGAGGATCAGCTTGCCGCGCTCGAGCGAGATTCGCGCAAGCACGGGACGACAGGCGACGACGTCGATTTCGCGCTGTTGGTCGATGGCCTCGAAGCCGAGCGCGAGCAGGGCATCACCATCGATGTCGCCTATCGCTTTTTCGCCACGCCGAAACGCAAATTCATCGTTGCCGACACGCCCGGTCACGAACAATACACGCGCAACATGGCAACCGGCGCGTCGACAGCCGATTTGGCTATCGTGCTGATCGACGCCCGGCAGGGCGTGCTGCGCCAGACAAGGCGCCACTCGATCATCGCCTCGCTGCTGGGCATCCGGCACATCGTCCTGGCCGTCAACAAGATCGATCTCGTCGGCTTCGACAAGGCCGTGTTCGACCGGATCATCGAGGACTATCGGCAATTCTCGCACAAGCTCGGTTTCGAGACGATCGTGCCCATCCCTATGTCTGCCCGTTACGGCGACAACGTTACCAGCCGCTCGGACAAGACAGAATGGTATTCCGGCCCGACGCTGATCGAACATCTGGAAACCGTGTCGGTCGATGAAGCCGTTGTCGAATTGCCGTTCCGTTTTCCGGTGCAGTATGTGAACCGCCCCAATCTCGACTTTCGCGGTTTTGCCGGCACGATTGCGTCCGGTTCGGTCTCACCAGGCGACGAGGTCGTTGTCGCCAAATCCGGCAAGGCCTCTCATGTCAGGCGCATCGTCTCGCATGGCGGCGACCTGAGCCAAGCGGTGGCAGGCCAGGCCATCACCCTTGTTCTCGACGACGAGGTCGAGGTTTCGCGCGGCAACATGCTGGTGTCGCCGTCGGCGCGGCCGCAGGTCGCCGACCAGTTCGCCGCCAACATCGTCTGGTTCAACGAGCATGCGCTGCTGCCGGGCCGCTCCTACATCCTGCGAACCGAGACCGATCAGACCAGCGCCACTGTCACCGACTTGAAATACCGCGTCAACGTCAACGACTTCGCCCATGAGGCGGCCAAGTCGCTCGAAATGAACGAGGTCGGCATTTGCAACATCTCGACGCGGGCGCCGATCGCCTTCGATACTTTCGCCGAGAACCGCACGACCGGTGCCTTCATCCTGATCGACCGGATCACCAACGCGACGGTCGGCGCTGGCATGATCCTGCATTCGCTGCGCCGCGCCGAGAACATCCACTGGCAATCGCTCGATGTCGGCAAGCACGGCCGCGCCGATATGAAGAACCAGCGGCCCGCCGTGTTCTGGTTCACCGGGCTCTCGGGCTCCGGCAAATCGACCATCGCCAACCTTTTCGAGAAGAAGCTGTTCGCCACCGGCCGCCATACCTACATCCTGGATGGTGATAACGTCCGCCATGGCCTCAATCGCGATCTTGGCTTTACCGACGCCGACCGCGTTGAAAATATTCGCCGCGTGGCCGAAGTTGCGCGCTTGATGGCCGATGCCGGGCTGATCGTCATCGTTTCTTTCATTTCGCCCTTCAGCGCCGAGCGGCGCATGGCGAGGGAATTGATGGCCGACGGTGAATTCATCGAGGTGTTTGTCGACACACCCTTTGAGGAATGCGCCAGACGCGATCCGAAGGGCCTCTATGCGCGGGCGTTGAACGGCGAGATCAAGAATTTCACCGGCGTCGATTCACCGTATGAAACCCCGGAAAAACCCGAGATCCATCTCAAGACGCTCGGCAAGTCTGCCGAGGAGATGGTGGAGGCCCTGGAACTCTGGCTGAATGAGCGCGACATTGCCGAAAACCAATACGATAGCGGCGGCGGCATCTGA